A part of Candidatus Marsarchaeota archaeon genomic DNA contains:
- a CDS encoding NFACT RNA binding domain-containing protein, with amino-acid sequence MEIKIDFTKSAQENAEEYYAKAKREARRVEGAKKALLELQKMLDEEGRKSEVKSKPRVKTLRKREWYERFHWFYTKEGMLAIGGRDAHQNEKLNADYFGDADLFFHADIFGASVVILKDGTKSGNDSRIEVAQFAASYSSAWENMQKSVDVYCMRREQVSKATSKGSLGTGSFLLSGEREWYRNTQLGLVAYIEKGVMHVAPALAANRLAAKEYAIISQGQKKKSDAAKELAKRLGYDDLDYIMQQLPAGSFSIDFK; translated from the coding sequence ATGGAGATAAAGATAGACTTCACCAAAAGCGCGCAGGAAAACGCTGAAGAGTATTATGCAAAGGCTAAGCGCGAGGCCCGTAGGGTCGAAGGCGCAAAAAAGGCGCTGCTTGAGCTGCAGAAGATGCTTGATGAAGAGGGCAGGAAGTCGGAAGTCAAGAGCAAGCCAAGGGTAAAGACGCTGCGCAAGCGCGAATGGTACGAGCGCTTCCACTGGTTTTACACTAAAGAGGGCATGCTTGCAATTGGCGGACGGGACGCGCATCAGAATGAAAAGCTCAATGCTGATTATTTTGGCGACGCTGACCTTTTTTTCCATGCTGACATATTCGGCGCTTCAGTAGTTATACTGAAAGACGGCACAAAATCAGGCAACGACTCAAGGATTGAAGTCGCGCAGTTTGCAGCAAGCTATTCAAGCGCATGGGAGAACATGCAGAAAAGCGTAGACGTTTACTGCATGAGGAGGGAGCAGGTCAGCAAAGCGACTAGCAAGGGCTCGCTCGGCACTGGAAGCTTTTTGCTGAGCGGAGAGCGAGAATGGTACAGGAACACGCAGCTTGGCCTTGTGGCATACATTGAAAAAGGGGTAATGCACGTTGCGCCTGCTCTTGCGGCAAATAGGCTGGCCGCAAAGGAATACGCGATTATAAGCCAAGGACAGAAAAAGAAGAGCGATGCTGCCAAGGAGCTTGCCAAGCGCCTGGGATACGACGATTTGGACTACATAATGCAGCAGTTGCCTGCGGGCAGCTTCAGCATAGATTTCAAGTAG
- a CDS encoding protein translocase SEC61 complex subunit gamma has protein sequence MNLKSRLKSFWQNARHIMSISYKPKTDEFKKTAKVIIIGILIVGILGLVLGIIISLVIVGNLSLI, from the coding sequence ATGAATCTCAAGAGCAGGCTGAAAAGCTTCTGGCAGAACGCAAGGCATATAATGAGCATAAGCTATAAGCCGAAAACCGACGAATTCAAGAAAACGGCCAAGGTGATAATAATAGGCATACTCATAGTGGGCATACTGGGCCTTGTTCTTGGCATCATCATATCGCTCGTCATCGTAGGCAATCTCTCCCTTATCTGA
- the thiI gene encoding tRNA 4-thiouridine(8) synthase ThiI has translation MYEGVVIHFGELWLKGRNRHEFVSTLYSNIVEALGPGFRLVKLRDRFILEAGSEEELERACSTLKKVFGISWFAPFISAKPYKPSIISSAQALYHNGESVRIIAHRSYKGAPFTSAELVSEFIHSSSLSFVPSKDAKNLLFIDVLKDIAILHKEKMEGAHGLPVGTSGKAVVLLSGGIDSPAAAYMAMKRGLDPVYVHFYALPTSEDVEKSKIPKIIEALKPYGTHAKTYLVPAHMLQMAALKVGQKYEVLLFKKFMYSVADRIAEAEHAKALVTGESLGQVSSQTVENLIASSAGINKLIFRPLIGLDKEEIIKISKAIGTYELSIMPYKDACSMRSKSPLTRITAPQLEEVSEKVGIKAIVDAATQEIEASNAHARQA, from the coding sequence ATGTACGAGGGCGTAGTTATCCATTTCGGCGAGCTTTGGCTAAAAGGCAGGAACAGGCACGAGTTCGTCAGCACGCTTTATTCAAACATAGTGGAAGCGCTCGGGCCTGGCTTCAGGCTCGTCAAGCTTCGTGACAGGTTCATCCTGGAAGCGGGCTCTGAGGAGGAGCTGGAGCGTGCATGCTCTACGCTGAAAAAGGTGTTCGGCATATCGTGGTTTGCGCCTTTCATAAGCGCCAAGCCTTACAAGCCCAGCATCATAAGCTCAGCACAGGCGCTTTACCATAATGGCGAAAGCGTGAGGATAATAGCGCACAGATCCTACAAGGGCGCGCCATTCACTTCGGCAGAGCTGGTGTCCGAATTTATACACAGCAGCAGCCTAAGCTTCGTGCCCAGCAAAGATGCCAAAAACCTGCTCTTCATAGACGTGCTTAAGGACATTGCAATACTCCACAAGGAGAAGATGGAAGGCGCGCACGGGCTTCCGGTAGGTACTTCAGGAAAGGCCGTAGTGCTGCTTTCCGGAGGCATAGATTCGCCTGCTGCAGCGTATATGGCAATGAAGCGCGGCCTGGATCCTGTGTATGTGCATTTCTACGCGCTGCCGACATCGGAGGACGTAGAGAAATCAAAGATACCTAAGATAATCGAAGCGCTTAAGCCGTACGGCACGCACGCAAAGACATATCTTGTGCCTGCCCATATGCTTCAGATGGCAGCCCTGAAGGTTGGCCAGAAATACGAGGTGCTGCTTTTCAAGAAATTCATGTACTCTGTTGCGGACAGGATTGCCGAAGCAGAGCATGCCAAGGCGCTTGTCACAGGCGAAAGCCTCGGCCAGGTCTCTTCCCAAACAGTTGAAAACCTAATCGCTTCGAGCGCCGGCATCAACAAGCTCATATTCAGGCCGCTTATAGGGCTTGACAAGGAAGAAATAATAAAAATTTCGAAAGCCATAGGCACATACGAGCTCTCTATAATGCCGTATAAGGATGCATGCTCAATGCGCTCCAAGAGCCCGCTCACGCGCATAACTGCGCCGCAGCTGGAAGAGGTCTCAGAAAAGGTGGGCATAAAAGCAATAGTGGATGCTGCCACGCAAGAGATTGAAGCGAGCAATGCACATGCGAGGCAGGCATAG
- a CDS encoding 60S ribosomal export protein NMD3: MIKFCPTCNRSSNDAKFIGEFCEYCTAEKLESQLPKSVKLHRCKVCGNIHAAHGFVHQSHESLEEAINQQAKLQDCTAKLVSFNEYKGIAIMDYACSLQDGDVEFEHSIKVAFTKEMCPSCYRKSSGYYEAIIQVRGNNSRVAQFIESFTKFLAARDAFVSKTEEEANGMDFYVSSKRIVGDYFMLHKSMKPKVSYKLYGMKKGKKLYRHIYSLRFDQAANA; encoded by the coding sequence ATGATAAAATTCTGCCCGACGTGCAATAGGTCAAGCAACGATGCAAAATTCATCGGCGAATTTTGCGAATATTGCACTGCCGAAAAGCTGGAATCGCAGCTTCCAAAAAGCGTAAAGCTGCATCGATGCAAGGTATGTGGCAACATCCACGCAGCACATGGGTTTGTGCACCAGTCGCACGAAAGCCTCGAAGAGGCGATAAACCAGCAGGCGAAGCTGCAGGACTGCACCGCAAAGCTTGTTTCGTTTAACGAATACAAGGGCATAGCCATCATGGACTATGCATGCAGCCTGCAGGACGGCGATGTGGAATTTGAGCACAGCATAAAGGTTGCTTTTACGAAGGAGATGTGCCCAAGCTGCTACAGGAAAAGCTCTGGGTATTACGAAGCGATAATACAGGTGCGCGGAAATAACAGCCGCGTTGCGCAATTTATAGAAAGCTTCACAAAATTCCTTGCCGCACGCGACGCATTCGTAAGCAAAACTGAAGAAGAAGCCAACGGCATGGATTTCTACGTAAGCAGCAAAAGGATCGTCGGAGACTATTTCATGCTGCACAAGAGCATGAAACCGAAGGTATCGTATAAGCTCTACGGTATGAAAAAAGGGAAGAAGCTGTACAGGCACATATACTCTTTAAGGTTTGACCAAGCTGCAAATGCCTAA
- the thrS gene encoding threonine--tRNA ligase has protein sequence MRILQLDVESMDYESIEPEASEYDAEGEKSVHVENALVLLTTVEKGDNEDVARKAMGNAIEFAKKQKLDKIVLYPFAHLGDALEEPKNAIKLFKTMRSMVESSGLSCIYAPFGWNKRWGIKIKGHPLAEQSKHYSLSEDESASRVQKHRKVDLSIVKKSEWSNLPKNDHRSLGEAMNLYSYQEVSPSMVYWHPNGYVIYLELVKLMREMERLYDYNEISTPVLANIALWHVSGHISYYKENMFLIDEGADQLGLKPMNCPSTILIYKSRRWSYKELPFRTAIFDKLYRREVSGALSGLFRVQELTQDDGHIFVQEELLQDEVSLLLEMIKKVYGIFGLKFYANLSTMPDEHLGDEALWERATDAIRRALEKNNMKYNVKEKEGAFYGPKIDFDIEDSQGRLWQCATIQIDYQLPIRFGATYTGEDGKEHNPIIIHRAVLGSIERFAAIMMEHYGGALPLWLSPHHVRIISISEASNRYAEEVRKKVKENGIRVDIDASDKTLEKKIRDAQLEKIPYMLIVGSKESESNTVSVRSRDGKQKNGLKLEEVMRLLKERIDSRSEKGILE, from the coding sequence ATGAGAATTCTGCAGCTTGACGTAGAGTCAATGGATTATGAATCGATAGAGCCAGAAGCCAGCGAGTATGATGCGGAAGGAGAGAAGAGCGTGCACGTAGAAAACGCGCTTGTGCTGCTAACAACGGTTGAAAAAGGAGACAACGAGGATGTAGCCAGGAAGGCAATGGGCAATGCCATAGAGTTCGCAAAAAAGCAGAAGCTTGACAAGATAGTGCTATACCCTTTTGCGCACCTTGGAGACGCGCTGGAGGAACCGAAAAATGCCATAAAGCTTTTCAAGACAATGAGGAGCATGGTTGAGAGTTCAGGGCTTTCATGCATTTATGCTCCTTTCGGCTGGAACAAGAGATGGGGCATAAAAATAAAGGGGCATCCGCTGGCCGAGCAGTCAAAGCATTATTCGCTTTCAGAAGACGAAAGCGCAAGCAGGGTGCAGAAGCACAGGAAGGTTGACTTGTCAATAGTCAAAAAAAGCGAGTGGAGCAATCTGCCAAAAAACGACCACAGGAGCTTAGGGGAAGCCATGAACTTGTACAGCTACCAGGAAGTATCGCCATCCATGGTTTACTGGCATCCCAACGGCTATGTAATATACCTGGAGCTCGTAAAGCTCATGCGCGAGATGGAAAGGCTCTATGACTACAATGAGATAAGCACTCCGGTCCTTGCGAATATCGCGCTGTGGCATGTCAGCGGCCACATAAGTTACTACAAGGAGAACATGTTCCTAATTGATGAAGGCGCAGACCAGCTCGGCCTTAAGCCGATGAACTGCCCTTCTACGATACTCATATACAAATCCAGGAGATGGAGCTACAAGGAGCTCCCGTTTAGGACTGCGATATTTGACAAGCTGTACAGGCGCGAAGTAAGCGGCGCTCTGAGCGGCCTTTTCAGGGTGCAGGAGCTCACGCAGGATGACGGCCACATATTCGTGCAGGAGGAATTGCTGCAGGACGAAGTTTCATTGCTGCTGGAAATGATAAAAAAGGTTTACGGCATATTCGGCCTGAAATTCTACGCCAACCTTTCAACGATGCCTGATGAGCACCTTGGGGACGAAGCCCTGTGGGAGCGTGCAACCGATGCGATAAGACGTGCCTTGGAAAAAAACAACATGAAATATAACGTAAAGGAGAAGGAGGGGGCATTTTACGGCCCTAAGATAGATTTCGACATTGAGGATTCGCAGGGCAGGCTATGGCAATGCGCCACCATACAGATAGACTACCAGCTGCCGATAAGGTTTGGCGCTACTTATACCGGCGAAGACGGCAAGGAACATAATCCCATAATCATACACAGGGCGGTGCTTGGAAGCATTGAAAGGTTTGCTGCAATAATGATGGAGCATTACGGCGGCGCACTTCCGCTGTGGCTTTCACCTCATCATGTCAGAATAATATCCATATCCGAAGCAAGCAATAGGTATGCTGAAGAGGTGCGCAAAAAGGTCAAGGAAAATGGCATACGCGTGGACATTGACGCGTCCGACAAAACGCTTGAGAAAAAGATTCGCGACGCACAGCTGGAAAAGATACCGTACATGCTGATAGTAGGCTCAAAGGAATCAGAGAGCAATACCGTCTCGGTCAGAAGCAGGGATGGAAAGCAGAAAAACGGGCTGAAACTGGAAGAGGTCATGCGCTTGCTGAAGGAGCGGATAGACTCGCGATCGGAAAAAGGCATATTGGAATAG
- a CDS encoding CBS domain-containing protein, which produces MANSIDRIPKELVSRTEMLEADTPITRVLAVVQKNNAALVSKDGSYYGVVDMRSLSRGKGMRINKNAIALNYAVRVPKIFPTTTIDDAVFYFYNSKATALPYFEENKPVGIVNRYTLLKVLLSIDALSGIKCSDIMTTPVLGIDANANLAQANSVMSDRDIGRLIVIENGKLSGIITKHDISANYAVTKERAPEMKSKLYSPSNIIVRNIMEKSPITIGASDEVREAIRKLVTSRISSIVVVKGDKPVGILTISDVLAAIISRKKNVENKIIIAGLDRSTYEYEYEIKEQARLFLEKVEKFRKVKIDYITIRVKKIKGKQYEINARAGLGSFGSLNVRHVDFDLDRTFMSVLEKLEEQIKKRKDLLDKKKYEYVEYESSE; this is translated from the coding sequence ATGGCAAACAGTATAGACAGGATACCTAAAGAGCTGGTTTCCCGCACAGAGATGCTTGAAGCCGATACCCCAATTACAAGAGTATTGGCAGTTGTCCAGAAAAACAATGCCGCGCTCGTGAGCAAGGATGGCTCATATTATGGGGTGGTTGACATGCGCAGCCTGAGCAGGGGCAAAGGGATGCGCATAAACAAAAATGCTATTGCTTTGAATTACGCAGTTAGGGTGCCGAAAATATTCCCAACAACTACGATAGACGATGCGGTCTTCTATTTTTACAATTCAAAAGCTACGGCATTGCCATACTTTGAAGAAAACAAGCCAGTAGGGATAGTGAACAGGTACACGCTGCTCAAGGTGCTGCTTTCGATAGACGCTTTAAGCGGGATAAAATGCAGCGACATAATGACAACACCAGTTCTTGGGATAGACGCAAATGCCAACCTGGCGCAGGCGAACAGCGTAATGAGCGACAGGGATATAGGCAGGCTCATAGTCATAGAGAATGGCAAGCTTTCAGGAATCATAACAAAGCATGATATCTCTGCGAACTATGCAGTAACCAAGGAAAGGGCCCCAGAAATGAAAAGCAAACTTTATTCCCCGTCCAACATAATAGTAAGGAATATCATGGAAAAATCTCCGATAACTATTGGCGCTTCGGACGAGGTAAGGGAAGCCATAAGAAAGCTCGTAACAAGCCGTATATCGTCCATAGTGGTAGTCAAGGGTGACAAGCCCGTAGGCATATTGACGATATCGGATGTGCTTGCTGCAATTATATCCCGCAAGAAAAATGTGGAGAACAAGATAATAATAGCTGGCCTTGACAGGTCGACGTACGAATATGAATACGAGATAAAAGAGCAGGCGAGGCTGTTCCTTGAAAAGGTAGAAAAGTTTAGAAAGGTCAAGATCGATTACATAACAATAAGGGTAAAAAAGATAAAGGGCAAGCAGTATGAAATAAACGCCAGGGCGGGCCTTGGAAGCTTCGGCTCGCTCAATGTCAGGCATGTGGACTTCGACCTTGACAGGACCTTCATGAGCGTGCTGGAGAAGCTTGAGGAGCAGATAAAAAAGAGAAAGGATCTTCTAGATAAGAAAAAATATGAATATGTGGAATACGAATCAAGTGAATGA